A window of Kineococcus sp. NBC_00420 genomic DNA:
CAGTCGATCGTCCCGTCCAGCAGCCCCCGCCACAACGCGTCCTGCTCGGCGCGGTCGCGGATCGGGGGGCAGCACTTGAACGACGTGTCGCCGTCGGGGACCTCGGCGGCGTCGAGGGTCAGGTAGTGCGGGCACGTCTCGACGGAGAGGTGGGTGCCGGCCGCCTTCGCCGCCCGGACCTCGGCGAGGCCGGCCGCCGAGGACAGGTGCACGACGTGCACGCGGGCCCCGGCACGGGCGGCCGCCTCGGCGACGGAGCGCACGGCGAGCGCCTCCGCGGCCGGCGGACGCGATCCGACGAAGTCCGCGAAGCGGCGACCACCCGGGTGGGCGTGCGCGCCGATCTCCCCGGCGTCCTCGGCGTGGGCCAGCAGCAGGCCGTCGAAGCGCGCGAGTTCGGTCAGCGCCTCCTGCAGACCGGCGGCGTCCAGGGGCTGGAACTCCTCGATCCCGGAGTCGAGCAGGAAGCACTTCACCCCGAACACCCCGGCCTCGTGCAGCGGTTCGAGCTGGTCGGCGTTGCCCGGCACGGCGCCGCCCCAGAAACCCACGTCGATGACGCACTTCCCCTGCGCAGCCGTCCGCTTCAGCTCCAGCGCCTCGGGGTCCAGGGTCGCCGGGGTGCTGTTCAGCGGCATGTCGAGGATCGTCGTGATCCCCCCGGCCGCCGCGGCGCGGGTCGCCGAGGCGAAACCCTCCCACTCGGTACGCCCGGGTTCGTTGACGTGGACGTGGGTGTCGACCAGGCCCGGCAGCAGCACCTCGTCGTCGGCGAGGACCACCTCGCGGGCCGCGTCCCAGACGTGGTCGAACGCCTCGACGCCGACGACCAGCCCGTCCTGCACCCCGACCGAGACCGGTCGCTGCGCACCGTCCACGACAGCCCGTGCCGCCCGCAGCACCAGATCCACCCGCACGTCCTCGCTCACCGTTCCTCCTCTGCCGTCGACGCCGTTCCGCCCGTGTCCCGTCCGCCCAGTGTGCGGTAGCGCGTCCGGCGCACCGGAGCCGCCGCCGGCGGTGAGGACGACCGGCGGGACCGGACCCGCGCGGTCAGGTTCTCCTGGTGCGCGGAGGCGGTCGCCAGCAAGGCCTCCGCGTCCCCCGCGGCGAAGGCCGCGAGCATGGCGGCGTGCTCGGCGTGCAGGTGCGCGGCCTCGGCGGGGGCGAGGTCCTCCATCGGCCGGTACGGCTCGGTGAGGTCCCAGATCCGGTCGAAGACGGCCAGCAGTCGCGGCATCGCGGACGGCCGGGTCAACGCGACGTGGAACGCACGGCTCTGGTGGTGGTACTCGCGTTCGTCCCCGTCGGCGACGGCCTGCTGCAGCTTCTCGTGGGCCTCCCGGGCGGCGGCGACGTCGCCGGGGCGGACGAGCCGGACGGCGACGGCGAGCGCCGCGAGTTCCAGCGTGCCGCGGACGTCGAAGAGTTCGGCGAGTTCCCCCTCGGCGAGCAGGGTCACGGTGTACCCGCGACGGGGTTGGTGCTCGACGAGCCCCTCCCCCACGAGCGTCATGAGGGCCTCGCGCACCGGGATGCGGCTGACGTCGTGGGTGGTGGCGAGGACGTCGACCTCCAGGGCCGAACCGGGTGGGACGATCCCCTCGACGATGTCGTTGCGGATGGCGTCCAGCACCGGACGACCGCTCCTACCGGCCGAGACCACCCGACGACCGACCTCCTCCACCCGCGCCTGCGCGCAGGGGCCATCCCCGCACGTCCTTGGCTCGGGGCGGAGCGTAGCTGCGGACCTTGGAGGTGGACAGCCCCAGGGCGACCAGCGATTCGGCGAGGCGGGCACCGGCGGCGACCCCGTCGACGACCGGCACGGCCAGCGCGGCGGTGACGGTCTCGTGGACGCCGGACATCCCCGCGCAGCCGAGCAGGACGACCTCGGCGCCGTCCTCCTCGACGAGGCGGCGGGCCTGCTCGACGAAACCCTTCGCGGTGACCTCGGGGTTCGCCTCGAGTTCCAGGACGGGCAGGTCGACGCTGCGGATGCCGACGCAGCGCCCCGCGAGGCCGGCGAGCAGCAACCGGTCGTGGATGGCGGGTGCGGCCCGATCGAGGGAGGTCACGACGCCGTAGGTCCGCCCGAGCAGGCACGCGGTGTGCGCGGCGGCCTCGGTGATGTCGACGACGGGCACGTGCAGGACGTCCTGCAACGCCTCGCGACCGACCTCGCCGAAACCGGCGTGCACGACGGCGTCGAACTCGCCGTCGTGGTTCTGGACGGCGTCGAGGACACCGACGGCGGAGAGGTAGCTCTCGAAGTTCGACTCGACCGAGGCCGGGCCGAAGGTGGGGGTGAGCGCCACGATCCTGGTCGTCGCCGACACCGCGGCCTGCGCGGAACGCCGGATGACCTCGGTCACCGCCTCGGAGGTGTTGACGTTGACGACCAGGATCGTGGGCATCAGACGGTTTCCCGGCTCGGGATGGAGTTCTTCAGGGCCAGGTAGAGCAGGAACGAGATCGCGGCCCCGATGAACCAGCTGAACGACGCGGCGGTCGGGTTGGTGAAGAACACGATGACGATGCCGATGACCGCGGCCACCGCGGTCGCTGCGACCGCGACGGGGTTCCAGCCCTTCGTGTAGTGGTAGGTGCCCTCGGGGCTCATCGTGAACAGGTCGTCGACGACGACCTGCTGCTTCTTGACCAGGTAGTAGTCGGCGATGAGGACCCCGTACAACGGCCCGATGAACGCACCCAGCGTGTCGAGGGTGTAGTGGATCGTCTCGGCCGAGTTGTAGAGGTTCCACGGCGTGATGAGGACGGAACCGACGGCGGCGATCATCCCACCCGTGCGCCAGGAGATCTTCTGCGGTGAGACGTGCGAGAAGTCGAACGCGGGTGAGACGAAGTTCGCGACGATGTTGATGCCGATGGTCGCGATGATGAAGGTCAGGCAGCCCAGGATCGCGACGGTGATGTCGTCGAGGCGGTAGACGGTCTCGACCGGGTCGGTGATGAGCTGGCCGTAGACCGGGATCGTCGCCGAGGCCGTGACGACGCAGAGGACGGCGAACACGAGGAAGTTCACCGGCAGGCCGAGGAAGTTCCCCCGCTTGACCGCGGCCATCGACGTCCCGTACCGGGCGAAGTCGCCGTAGTTCAGCATCGGCCCGGAGAAGTAGGACACCACCAGCGCGATGGCCGAGATCATCATCCCCACCGCACCGATCCCGTGGTGGGTGATGTTGCCCAGGTTCAGCGAGACGTTCGAGGGGCCGGCCTCGGTCACCAGGTAGGCGGCGAGGGCGAACATGACCACGTAGACGGCGGGACCGCAGAAGTCGATGAACTTGCGGATCGCGTTCATCCCCCGCCAGAACACGAGGGCCTGCAGGACCCACATGACACCGAACGCGGCCCAGCCGATCGTGCTGAGACCGACGAACCCGTGCTGGGCCTTGTCGGCGTAGGGCGCGAGGTCCGGGTCGATCTTCAGGACGAGCAGCACGAGGGCGTTGGAGGCGAGGAAGGTCTGGATGCCGTACCAGGCCACCGCGATGAGCCCGCGGATGACGGCGGGGACGTTGGCACCCAGCACCCCGAACGTGACCCGGGAGACCACGGGGTAGGGAACACCCGTCGCCTGGCTGGGTCGCGCGACGAGGTTGCAGAGGAAGTACACGATGACGATCCCGACCAGCAGCGAGATGAGCACCTGCCAGGCCGCGAGCCCGAGGGCGAAGAGGCTGCCGGCGGTCACGTACCCGCCGACGCTGTGCACGTCGGACATCCAGAAGGCGAAGAAGTTGTAGGACTTCCAGCTCTGCTGCTTCAACGGGGCGAGATCGGAGTTCGTCAGGCGCGGGTGGTATCCGTCCTTGATGAGGCCGTCCCCTGCTGCGTGCGAATGGCCGGTGAGTTCCACCTCGGCTCGCGTCACCTCGGTCATGGCAGCTCCTGCGCTTCGTGGTGCGTGTGGGGCCCGTCTCGGGCGCACCGGCGGGACCGGCGCTGGAACGACGCTATTGACCTCAGGTTTCGCGCTTGTAACCTCGCGGATATATTCCGTGACCATGCGCGTCACGCACTTCGGCCACTCGTGCCTGCTCGTCGAGACCGGTGCCGCCCGGATCCTGGTGGACCCCGGCACCTACAGCCACGGTTTCGAGGAGCTCGAGGACCTCGACGCCGTCCTCGTCACCCACGCCCACCCCGACCACGTCGACGTCGAGCGCCTGCCGTCGTTGCTGGACAGCAACGATTCAGCGGTGCTGCACGCCGAACCGTCGACGGCGGCCTCGCTCACCGAGTCGGGTCTGCGGGCCTCGCCCCTGCACCCCGGGGACTCCGTCGTCATCGGGGGCGTCACGGTGACCGCGGTCGGCGGTCGGCACGCCGTCATCCACGCCGACATCGCCCGCATCGGCAACGTCGGCCTGGTCTTCACGGCCGAGGGTGAGCCCACGCTGTTCCACCCCGGCGACTCCTACGAGGCGGTCCCGGAGGGCGTCGACGTGCTCGCCGTCCCGTTGAACGCCCCGTGGGCCGCGTCGAAGGAGACCGTCGACTTCGTCCGCGCCGTCGGTGCCCGGGAGGGTCTGCTCATCCACGACGCCCTGCTCGCCCCGCCCGGGCGCGCCACCTACGCCGGCCACGTCCGCAACCTCGGCGGCCTGGCCGTCCGCGACACCGAGGGCACGACTCCCCTCAGCTTCTGAGCCGGAGGTGGGCGGCGGTGGCGCCGACGTCCGCGGCGACGACGTCGATCGGCGTTCCCTGCGCGACCACGCGGCCACCGTCCTCACCACCGCCGGGGCCGAGGTCGACCAGCCAGTCGGCGCCGAGCAGCACCGCGGCGTCGTGCTCCACCACGACGACGGTGCTGCCCGCGTCCACGAGTCCGTGCAGCAGCCGCAGCAGCCGTTCGACGTCCGCGGGGTGCAGACCGGTGGTGGGTTCGTCGAGCAGGTAGAGCGTCCCCGCCACGCTGGTGCGCTGCAGTTCCGTCGCGAGCTTGATGCGCTGGGCCTCCCCACCGGAGAGTTCGGTCGCGGGTTGCCCGAGGCGCAGGTAGCCCAACCCGATGTCGCGCAGCGCGTTCAGACCGCGCAGCGCGACGGGGAGGTCGTCGAGCGCCGCACAGGCCTCGTCGACGGTCAGGGCGAGGACGTCGGCGACGGTGAGGCCGCGGTGGGTGATCTCCAGGGTCTCCGACGCGTAGCGGGTGCCGTGGCAGTCCGGGCAGGGCGACCACGTCCCGGGCAGGAACAGCAGCTCCACCGACAGCGCCCCCTCCCCCTTGCAGGTGGGACAGCGGCCGGCGGCGACGTTGAACGAGAACCGGCTCGCCGTCCACCGGCGGCGCCTCGCCTCGGGTTCCCGGGCGAAGGCCTCGCGGACGGCGTCGAACAACCCCGTGTACGTCGCGAGGTTCGAGCGCGGGGTGCGCCCGATCGGGCGCTGGTCGACGCGCACCAGCCGGGTGACCCCGTCGAGGCCGGTGGCGCCGCGCACGACGGGGCGCTCCCCCGTCGGTCCGTCCGCCTCGTCGGAACCGTCGGACTCGGTGGGCTCCTCGCTCCCCAGGTGGTCCGCGACGACGTCGGCGACGATCCCCGCCAGCGTCGACTTCCCCGCCCCGGACACCCCCGAGACCGCGGTGAACACCCCCAGCGGGAGGTCGACGTCGAGGTCCCGGACGGTGTGCGAGGAGGCCCCGGTGAGGCCGAGCCACCCCGTCGGGGTCCTCGCGGGCCTCCGCAGCTCGGGACGGGACCCCGGGATCAGGAACTCCCGGGTCACCGACTCCGCGACGTCCTGCAGACCCGCGACCGGGCCGGAGTGCAGGACCCGGCCACCGGCCGACCCCGCTCCCGGCCCCACGTCGACGAGCCAGTCCGCCGAGCGGACGACGGCCATGTCGTGCTCGACGACCAGCACGCTGTTCCCGGCGTCGCGCAGGCCGGCGAGGACGTCCAGCAGCGCGACGGTGTCCGCCGGGTGCAACCCCGCCGAGGGTTCGTCCAGGACGTAGACCACGCCGAACAACCCCGACCGCAGTTGCGTGGCGAGCCGCAACCGCTGCAACTCCCCGGTGGAGAGGGTCGGCACCGTGCGGTCGAGGGCGAGGTAGCCCAGACCCAGGTCGACCACGGCGGCGGCACGGGCGAGCAGGTCGCGCACGATGACGTGCGCCGGCCCGTCGGCGGGGACGTCGGCGCCACCGAGGGCCTCGACGAGGCGCCGCACCGGCAACCCGGCCAGCTCGACGACGTCGTACCCCGCGAAGGTCACCGCCAGCGCCTCCGGCCGCAACCGGCGACCACCGCACGCCGGGCACGGTGTGGCCTGCAGGAAACCCCGCAGCCGTTCCTTCGTGCTCGACGACCCCGTCGTCGCGAAGGTGTGCATGACGTGGTCGCGCACGCTGGTCCAGGTGCCCTGGTAAGGACGCTGGATGCGGTGCGCCTCGCGCACGGGGTGCACCGTCACGACGGGTTTCTCGTCGGTGAAGAGGATCCAGTCGCGGTCCGCGCGGGGCAGGTCGCGCCAGGGGGCGTCGACGTCGTGGCCGAGGGTCGCGAGGACGTCCCGGAAGTTCTTGCCCTGCCAGGCCCGCGGCCACGCGGCGATCGCCCCGTCCCGGATGCTCAGGGACGGGTCGGGGACGACGGACTCCTCGGTGACCGAGAACTCCGTGCCGACCCCGTGACACCGCGGGCAGGCCCCCACCGCGGTGTTGGGTGAGAACGCGTCGGAGTCGAGCCGCGACGCACCCGCCGGGTAGTCACCGGCCCGCGACAGCAGCATCCGCAACGAGTTCGACAACGTCGTGACCGTGCCCACGGTGGAACGTGACGACGACCCGGACCGGTTCTGCTGCAGGGCGACCGCCGGGGGAACGCCGGTCACGGCGTCGACGTGCGGCGCCGCGACCTGCTGGATCAGGCGCCGGGCGTACGGCGCGACGGACTCGAGGTAGCGCCGCTGCGCCTCCGCGTAGATCGTGCCGAAGGCCAACGACGACTTCCCCGAACCAGACACCCCGGTGAACGCGACGACCGCACCGCGGGGCAGGTCGACGTCGACGTCGCGCAGGTTGTGGTCGCGGGCACCGCGGACGTGGAGGAAGTCGTCGCGCTGGGAGTCGTCGGGCACCCGTCCACCGTAGGGGCGGCGCAGCGGCGTCGTACCCGGGGGGAAGGT
This region includes:
- a CDS encoding GntR family transcriptional regulator; translated protein: MLDAIRNDIVEGIVPPGSALEVDVLATTHDVSRIPVREALMTLVGEGLVEHQPRRGYTVTLLAEGELAELFDVRGTLELAALAVAVRLVRPGDVAAAREAHEKLQQAVADGDEREYHHQSRAFHVALTRPSAMPRLLAVFDRIWDLTEPYRPMEDLAPAEAAHLHAEHAAMLAAFAAGDAEALLATASAHQENLTARVRSRRSSSPPAAAPVRRTRYRTLGGRDTGGTASTAEEER
- the allB gene encoding allantoinase AllB, whose protein sequence is MDLVLRAARAVVDGAQRPVSVGVQDGLVVGVEAFDHVWDAAREVVLADDEVLLPGLVDTHVHVNEPGRTEWEGFASATRAAAAGGITTILDMPLNSTPATLDPEALELKRTAAQGKCVIDVGFWGGAVPGNADQLEPLHEAGVFGVKCFLLDSGIEEFQPLDAAGLQEALTELARFDGLLLAHAEDAGEIGAHAHPGGRRFADFVGSRPPAAEALAVRSVAEAAARAGARVHVVHLSSAAGLAEVRAAKAAGTHLSVETCPHYLTLDAAEVPDGDTSFKCCPPIRDRAEQDALWRGLLDGTIDCVVSDHSPCTAELKRLEEGDFGAAWGGIASVQLGLPAVWTAARGRGVALETVVGWMSSATADLAGFTDRGRIAAGNVADFAVFAPEEEWMVDAETLQHKNKVTPYQGRTFTGAVRSTWRRGELLDLGAQPRGELLTRP
- a CDS encoding MBL fold metallo-hydrolase produces the protein MRVTHFGHSCLLVETGAARILVDPGTYSHGFEELEDLDAVLVTHAHPDHVDVERLPSLLDSNDSAVLHAEPSTAASLTESGLRASPLHPGDSVVIGGVTVTAVGGRHAVIHADIARIGNVGLVFTAEGEPTLFHPGDSYEAVPEGVDVLAVPLNAPWAASKETVDFVRAVGAREGLLIHDALLAPPGRATYAGHVRNLGGLAVRDTEGTTPLSF
- a CDS encoding excinuclease ABC subunit UvrA — protein: MPDDSQRDDFLHVRGARDHNLRDVDVDLPRGAVVAFTGVSGSGKSSLAFGTIYAEAQRRYLESVAPYARRLIQQVAAPHVDAVTGVPPAVALQQNRSGSSSRSTVGTVTTLSNSLRMLLSRAGDYPAGASRLDSDAFSPNTAVGACPRCHGVGTEFSVTEESVVPDPSLSIRDGAIAAWPRAWQGKNFRDVLATLGHDVDAPWRDLPRADRDWILFTDEKPVVTVHPVREAHRIQRPYQGTWTSVRDHVMHTFATTGSSSTKERLRGFLQATPCPACGGRRLRPEALAVTFAGYDVVELAGLPVRRLVEALGGADVPADGPAHVIVRDLLARAAAVVDLGLGYLALDRTVPTLSTGELQRLRLATQLRSGLFGVVYVLDEPSAGLHPADTVALLDVLAGLRDAGNSVLVVEHDMAVVRSADWLVDVGPGAGSAGGRVLHSGPVAGLQDVAESVTREFLIPGSRPELRRPARTPTGWLGLTGASSHTVRDLDVDLPLGVFTAVSGVSGAGKSTLAGIVADVVADHLGSEEPTESDGSDEADGPTGERPVVRGATGLDGVTRLVRVDQRPIGRTPRSNLATYTGLFDAVREAFAREPEARRRRWTASRFSFNVAAGRCPTCKGEGALSVELLFLPGTWSPCPDCHGTRYASETLEITHRGLTVADVLALTVDEACAALDDLPVALRGLNALRDIGLGYLRLGQPATELSGGEAQRIKLATELQRTSVAGTLYLLDEPTTGLHPADVERLLRLLHGLVDAGSTVVVVEHDAAVLLGADWLVDLGPGGGEDGGRVVAQGTPIDVVAADVGATAAHLRLRS
- a CDS encoding NCS1 family nucleobase:cation symporter-1; this translates as MTEVTRAEVELTGHSHAAGDGLIKDGYHPRLTNSDLAPLKQQSWKSYNFFAFWMSDVHSVGGYVTAGSLFALGLAAWQVLISLLVGIVIVYFLCNLVARPSQATGVPYPVVSRVTFGVLGANVPAVIRGLIAVAWYGIQTFLASNALVLLVLKIDPDLAPYADKAQHGFVGLSTIGWAAFGVMWVLQALVFWRGMNAIRKFIDFCGPAVYVVMFALAAYLVTEAGPSNVSLNLGNITHHGIGAVGMMISAIALVVSYFSGPMLNYGDFARYGTSMAAVKRGNFLGLPVNFLVFAVLCVVTASATIPVYGQLITDPVETVYRLDDITVAILGCLTFIIATIGINIVANFVSPAFDFSHVSPQKISWRTGGMIAAVGSVLITPWNLYNSAETIHYTLDTLGAFIGPLYGVLIADYYLVKKQQVVVDDLFTMSPEGTYHYTKGWNPVAVAATAVAAVIGIVIVFFTNPTAASFSWFIGAAISFLLYLALKNSIPSRETV
- a CDS encoding aspartate/glutamate racemase family protein, with protein sequence MPTILVVNVNTSEAVTEVIRRSAQAAVSATTRIVALTPTFGPASVESNFESYLSAVGVLDAVQNHDGEFDAVVHAGFGEVGREALQDVLHVPVVDITEAAAHTACLLGRTYGVVTSLDRAAPAIHDRLLLAGLAGRCVGIRSVDLPVLELEANPEVTAKGFVEQARRLVEEDGAEVVLLGCAGMSGVHETVTAALAVPVVDGVAAGARLAESLVALGLSTSKVRSYAPPRAKDVRGWPLRAGAGGGGRSSGGLGR